The Girardinichthys multiradiatus isolate DD_20200921_A chromosome 23, DD_fGirMul_XY1, whole genome shotgun sequence DNA segment AATTAAGTCTGGTTGTTCGTTTTAACCGTTGTGCAGATGGCAGGTAGGAGGAGGCTGCTGCCCTGTGTGGGTCTGGGGTTGCTCGCTGTCCTCTGCTGGGTGTGGGTCTCCTTCGCCTCTCTCTCGGGGGACCAGCTTCACCTGCAGGTCCTGGATGTGGCGGATCTAGGAGCCTTTCAGCCGCAGAGCGCTCTGTCGGACATGGAGTTTGCCTCTGTCGCCTCATACAGAGGACCAGGAAACAGTGACCGCCGCAGCAACAGGGAGCTGCCAATTCTCCTCTGGTGGAGCGGGGGGCTTTTCCCACATTTCCCCGGTGACACTGAACGCATCGACTGCGCCACGTCCTCCTGCCTGGTGACGAGCAATCGCAAGGTACAGAGATCCCAACCTAAGCTTTCCTGAAAGCTTTGGCTTAGACAGAAGAAGGATGAAGTGGTTTGCATTACCCCATGACTTTATCTCATTTTGCCACATTGCAGCCCTAAACTTCAATGCTTTTTATTAGcattatgtaatagaccaacacaaaaaacgtggttctcattgttttttacaaacagaatctgaaaagtgtggcgtgcctTTGTGTTCCCTCTAAGTGAAATCTAGAATTTGCTTACAGATTTCACCTTATTAGTAAATAgtttccacctgtgtgtaatttaaccttAGTACAAATTGTTCTATAAAGGCCTCAGGgactttgttggagaacattagtgaacaagcagCACCAttaaaaaccaaggaacacagcagacaggtctcAGATTAAGCTTTGAAGAAGTTTATAGCACACTTAGCTTAGAAAACAATATCCCGAGCTTTGAAAATCTTAACGAGAGGTGTTCAGTCCGTtattcaaaaatggaaaaagtactGCACAAcagcagacctaccaagacatggctgtccgaATGTAATGACAACCCAGGCAAGGAGAGTATTATTTAGGGAAACAGGTAAGAgacctatggtaactctggaggggctGCTGGgatcaggtgggagaatctgttgataggACGACTGTTTGTAATGCAGTCAAATATGGCTTTGATAGATgaagaaagacatttttgaaaaaaacgCCTTTGGCACTTGtgtaaagtttgccacaagccatccATGTTGAGGATACAGCAAATATCtggaagaatgtgctctggtcagatgagaccaaattgaaactttttggcctacatgcaaaatgctatttgtagcaaaaaatacaaagttaaaGACACAgggtggtggcagtattatgctcaggggatgtttttcttcagtagggGCAGAGACGTTGGTCAGAGTTATTGGaaaggtggatggagctaaaaactggaccatcctggaagaaaacctgttagagactgtAAAACGGTTAAGACTGGGGTAaaggttcagcttccagcaggacaaaaaccctAAGCATGCAGCCACTTCTACAAGGGAATGGGTTAGAACAAAGCATTGccatgtgttaaaatgactCAGTAAAAGTCTAGAGctaaatccaatagagaatctgtggcaaaacctaAAAACTGATGGTCTCAGTCTGAATAAGTTTGAGATTTAGTCTATAGATGTTGCAAACCTGGTAGAGACAAATCCAAAAAGATTTCCAGCTGTTATTGCAATAAGAAGCGACTTGAGAAAGAATTGACTTTCGGGGGAGCTGAAtggaaatgcatgccacactttttagacttttatttgttgaaaattttgaaaactgtGCAGAATTTTCCTTCTACCTTTTAACAATATGCactcctttgtgttggtctgcgtTATAAAATCTTAATACCTTaacgtttgtggttttaacgtgACGAAATTAgcaaaagttcaagggataaAGACTTCTGTAAGGTACTGTGTATACACAcacattaataataattattgctCTCCTGTTTAAGGTCCAGCGGTACAAGAGGACAGCATCTATCATCTTTTACGGGACAGACTTCAGGGCCTATGAGGCTCCACTCCCTCGCCTGCGCCACCAGACCTGGGCACTTTTCCACGAGGAGTCACCAATGAACAACTACATCCTCTCCCACGGACCTGGAATCCGGCTGTTTAATTACACGGCCACGTTTCGCAGGGAGTCAGACTACCCCTTGACCCTGCAGTGGCTGCCCTCCCTGGAATACCTGCTGGAGCCTGTGGCTGTGTCTCTGAAGGAGAAAAACCGCCTCAGGAGGGAGGGCTTGGCTCCTGTGCTTTACATGCAGTCTCACTGTGACGTGCCATCAGACAGAGACCGATATGTCCACGAACTCATGAAGTACATTGAGGTACAGTGTGGAGAAGTTCTATACATTTTGATGTAGTGCATTCCCATTTGAGGGTTTTTATTTAGTTCCCTACAAAGAAGGCTGTTTTTGAAATGCACGTGGTTAACCTGAACTAGTACAGTTGCATTAGCCCGTAATGAACCATTTGTGAATTTTCTATCTGGGAACAGAAGGTTTTGCACAATTATATCTTCAAGCAGTTTTTAGCTAGTTCAGCCATTTGAGTCAAATGTTGCCAGGCAGATTTTTCCTTATTGCTGCTGCACTTGGGATTGTCCTGGTGTATGTATGATAAATTTCATATATttgacaattttgtttttaaattgctttattgaaacaaatattttgccCGCATGTATCAGTGATCTAAAATAGTCAAAGAGAGAATATGTGAGACCTGATATTCCTCAGTTAAGTGGAAAACGTGTGTTCATCGTAGCCCATGAATGCTCCCCGGTCGCTGCACAGCAACCCACTGCACCCTAAGGAATGGGTTGGACACATTTCTTTGTAATTTAGAAGTTGCAAGGACAAATAAGGATGATGATTTTAAATATAGGGTGTCTGTGGCGTCAggaaacacctgtcatccatccatccatccatccatccatccatccatccatcctcttccCATTCTGTGGGGTTTTACAGGTTCCATAAATAAAGCTTTAGCTCTTTATAAATATTTGGCCTAAATATGTAAAATGAGGGATGCAAACCACTAAACTACCTAAACTGGAGTGTGGAAAAGTATGAAAGTTTGACTTGATAAATGTGTCCTAACATCATCTATTCATGTTCCGCCTAAATCCTTTTCTTCTCCTTGTCTTTAGGTGGACTCCTATGGGAAATGCTTGAACAACAGACCTCTCCCGGAACACCTGGAGGACACAGCCACCGCTACTGGCGAGGAACCGGGATTTATGAATTTCGTTGCACGCTACAAGTTCCACCTGGCACTGGAGAATGGCATTTGTCCCGATTACATAACAGAGAAGCTTTGGCGGCCCCTCCACCAGGGCTGCGTGCCCGTCTATCGAGGCTCCCCAGTGGTGGCTGACTGGATGCCCAACGACCACTCTGTCGTAATTATAGATGGCTTTCCCTCACCCAAAGCTCTCGCTGACTTTCTCAAGCGCCTGGATGAGAATGATGATGAATATGTTAGATATTTAGAGTTCAAGAACCCCAAAAGGATTACCAACACTCGCTTGCTGGAGGGCTTGGAGACCCGTGAGTGGGGAGTTAATGACATGAGTAAGCCTAACTATTTAAATGGATTTGAGTGTTATGTTTGTGACCAGGAGAATGCTCGATTAGCTGCAGAACGAGCGTACAGGAAGGACCCGAAGAGAAACCAATCTCTTCAGCCTAAATTAGCCAGTAACTCCCACATGGGCTGCCCACTGCCCAGCCCGGGGTACGGAGACGTCAAAGACTTGCCTGCAGACGACGGGTGAGTTGGAGCTAAATCATTCACTGTGCCAGGTGTAAATACCGCCTTTTCTCTCAACCTTTatgtgaataaaaatgtcttgAGGGGAGAGAAATGGCTGTGTTTAATTGTCTAATTAAACTATCCTCTGAAATGAGCCTAATCTGCTTGCATATCTGTCTGCAGATGGTTGCAAATATGGCCTCAGGATTACTGGCAGAGCCTCGACCAGGCTGAGGGGCTGGAGTCCCTGATAAGACAGAACGAATCGGACCCCTCTCTGCTGTGGAAGCACATCCAAAGTATTGCTGTGAGCCGAGCCAGAGGAAAACACTGACAGGCTCTAAAACAAACGGAGCATGGAGCCCATCTAGGACTGCAGGGTGTCCCATATCATGCATCCCTTCTGTTTAAACGAGGGATTGATTCATAGTTTCACGACTGAGCCAGAACACCTTTACATTTGTGGATCATGATGTCTTGGAAAAGTGTTCAAACCCCCTTAAACGTGCtcacatttttccacattacaaccaaaaaccttAATGTTTATTATCAGGCTTTAATGTGATAGAGCAGTGTTTTTCAAACCTTGTCCTCACGGCACACTGCCCTACTTGTTGgagatgttttcctgcttcagcacatcagatttccactggtggctgattaacaggcttctgctgAACTGCACTCATCAGAATCAGGTGTTTTAAAGCAGTGAAACATCTTAAATCTGCAAGGCGGTGTGCCTTGAGGACCAAGGTTGGAAAACACTGAAAGAGCAACACAGGTATTGCAgaattttgaagtggaaggaaaaagatacaCAGTTTACAAACTTTtgtggcatgcatatgtatttatggcTGGGGTATAttcaccagctttgcacatctagacactgaattatttttttgCCTATTCTCCTTTGCACAATAGCTCAAGCTTAGATCGGATGGATACCACCTGTGATCAGCGATTTCCAAGGCctgcaaaatatttttgatttgaCTACATCAGTCTAACGTGTTGCTGGCTAACGAGAACGTGTATTTCTACCCCCAGTCTTCTGACACCTCTAACAAAGGCTCAAAATTCCTCAAGGGCTggtgtgttttagatgtttccctagTTCAGCTCacttaaattaaatgaataactTATGAGCATGCCTCTTCTGATCCCGATATGCTGAGGAAGTTATTCAGCCTTTTGGATAAGCTGTGTTAGAGCAGGAGACATCTAAGACCTGGAGAACGACAGACCTTGAGATCTGGAGTTGGACACCCTTGCTCTTACAGCTTTTTATCCAGACTTGCTGTGCATTTAGCTCCCTCCATCATCCCTTTGTCTCTGACAAGCGTCCCTGTCCTTGCTAAAGAGAAGCATCCCACAGgaggatgctgccaccatcatcaTGTGGATGGCGTGTTAGGGGTGATGTACAGAGGGAGTTATTATCAAcacagaattttatttagggggatAAATTCATTTGCATGTCACACATTTCTGATTTGTAGAAGTTCGAAAAATCATGCATCCTTTGACTTCCACTTCACACTGCTACACTGctctgtgttgctctatcaTATACAAACCCAGTGTATTACACTGAAgtgtgttgtaatgtgacaaaatatgaaaaagttaaagggttAGAAATACTTTTCCAAGAAACTGTAGGCTATTTGCACCACAACAGGTTTTAATTTTCTATTCAACGTGACCCTTGGGGAAAAGGATGTTTTAGAAGGTAAGATATGGACATTTTCTTCTTATAGCCAGATAGCTGAGAGGACATTACCGTATTTTGTCTGCTTTGAGTCAAGAGCTGAATGTTATCTgtgcagctggtacagagaggCAAATGCTCCTGGAAAGCTGCTTTTTTTCTGGACTGGAGCCGAGCCAAAAGGACTTGTCCTGTGCACTCAAGGATATCTGCCTAACTGTGTGTGAAGACCATAGAGGCAGCAGCCAGTGGACTGCTTGTGCTTCTTTAAAGTTAATCTGCAGGTGGCCAATGCCTATTAGCCAAAGTCACATTTATGCAAACAGCTACTTGAAGTGACGGTGCGAAGAAGATGGTATTTTGCAAAGGAGTTTGAGAAATGCAAAGCGCAACTTCACAGGGGGCAAACTCTGCACTAGTGGGTGTCCCTGAAAGAAAATTCACTCTGAATTTTTGAGATAAATACTTTATACTGTATTATTGCACCGACTTTCGTATGTTGCATCACACTAAACTATTCCTCGTGTAGTAATTCTCATTCTGCTTGACTGCTGTGTGTTTTTAGGCACACAGCTTTTGTATGACGTTTATACCAGGATtttataaatcattttattttgctaGCAATTCATTGTACATTTCAATACACTATTTTGTATGAAGAAGAGTAAAATTAGTGaacattttttcaaacaaaGCCAATCTCTTGTTGCTGAATTTGTGTTCAAGCCCACCTGACATTGCGAGTCTGtacataaaaagaaacacacacataaagcACATCCTTCATCGTTAACCGTATCGCAAACACATCTCACCCCAACAAAAAACGGACCCTTCACACGATGTTATCACACTGACAGATGCATGTTGTTTGAGCACTGTAAAATGTGTTCCCGCAAAGTAACAAATCGGTGCAAACTTGAGAACAATTATCTCTTATTAAGCAAATGAACATGGGGGGGGCAAGGATAAGGAGGTGATGAAAAGCTCAGAGGATTAGATGACAGTGGCGTAGCAGCTCTCACAGTAGACCTTTTTTTGGTGCAGGAACATACCGTGGAGAAGGTCTCCCATAGGCTTACTACACACATCACACTGCAAAGAGAAGAGAATAAATGAGCTTTGCCTTATTGTTAAATAAATCCTTAACAGTGAGTTATATAAAGATTGGAGCCTTGAAAACTATTAAGACTTTGGCATGCAgcatcaaacattttaaaataaaccacttaattgcagtaaaaacattaacagtgGCAGTCTTACTGTGCTCTTCTTCACACTTATTGTGTGAAaggcattaaaataaattaatctttaaaaaatacaacCTTTAATCTGAGCACATTTATTgaggaaaaatgtaaagaaataatagtttttttttctttaaaaaaaaaaatcatgctcACAACTCTTTGTACAACTTTCCTTTTGCCAATAGCACTTGTACTTCTATAACCTTTCACAAGACTGGAACAAGCAGAGAGATGAgtctttgaccattcctctttCTAGATGGTCCAGAGTCCTGGGTCCTAATTTGTCAACCCACAGGTTTTCTACTGGTTTTAGTCCAGGGACTGGGATGGCCACAGTAGAAGGTTAGTAGTagtgtctggtgaaccatttctgtatTGGTTTGGCCCTATGTTGTTGAAAGATGTTATTTCAAAGAGGTTATGATGCCTTGCATTCTTACAAGGTTACCAGGGCCATTGGGTGAGAAACAAGCCCACAGCATGACAGATCCTCCATTATGCTTtacagtgggcatgaggtgctttCAACCCTGTTTGTTTCAACCCTGACCCAGCcggagtgtttgttgctgaaaagctcatTGCGTCTTAGTTTcgtcagaccaaagcacacacTCCATTTAATGTCCCAAAAACATTTAGCAAACTCTTCATATTTACAGTTGTAATGGTGGGACAAAAACAGGCTTCTTCCTGGCAATTGGTTTGCAGGTAGATAGCATCTACTGGTTGTTCTGGAGACTTAGAGACCTCCAGATGCCAGTCTTTGCTGCAGCCTAGTGGACAACAGCTTATAATTAGGAAACTCATTTGCGGTGTACCCCAGGGAAACATAAGTCATGGATTACTCATCAAAAGTTCATAGACGCATTGATCAGCTTGGAAAAGTAAAGTTAAATTTACTTTATAGGAATTGTTTGGTGGCTGAATAAgtttactcaaattaaaggttggattttacCACATTTGTCAactatgctactgcaataaaagctgAGTTATTTCAATGTGTTTACAGATTGTTACCCAAAGTGTGGAGAGCACTAATAATAATCCACAAAAGGAGACCATTTACCTTGAAGCACTCAGGGTGGCAGTTAATATTGAGGTGCTCGATGGTGATTTTAGCATTGTTGTCCACCTGCTTTCCGCAGTACATGCAGCTGGACGACAGCGAGACCCTGGAGGAAAACAGCAATTGGAACAATTAAGGCTGATCtcatttaatacatgtaaaTAATCCTCTGATGTCCACACTCAGACCCCCTAATGAGCTGAATAAGCCGACTTGGTGGAATTTCTGCCCTGCTGCTCACATTTTTCCACATGTCTGATTGCGTCAgaagtggaaaaataaatagatgGGAGGAGACGGAACtctggttttaaactgtaatctGTGTTGGTGCAAGGATTAAGTGATGTAGAGGTTACTGGGAGGTTGGTGTCAAATAGCATGACACACTGTTGAAGCAACATCAGAGAGAGTGGGCTTATGTAAAGAAAAGTAAACACGCTTAAAGCTGAAAACAAGCAGCTTGGAGCATTTAAATAGTGAGTTTCAGAGTTACAAGTGCCATATTGAGGTACAGAAGGGGAAATATAGCAAATAAAGAGGGAAATAAATACACTCTATATTAGACAGCTGAATATGTAAAATCTCCGGTAAACTTGTATTGGGGATCTCGTCAGCCTACACTGCCCCTGTAAAAAAGAAAGGTTTCTGTGACATAAAAAATTACACCATGATATATTTATTCTTTACAATtcaacttaaaaacaaacaaagctgttAGAGGGGAAATGTAAGCATGCACATCCTCAAACTAATATTTTTTGGAGCGTCTTTTGATTCaatttcagtgtttaatttctttttgtggGAGTCTATCAGCATCCCACTTCTTGATTTAGCAATATTTGCCCACTCTAATATCATACTATTTCTGGCCAACAATCCTCTTCAGGAGATCCCACAGATGTTCTGCCAGATTTAGTTCCGGACCATTTcaaaactttcattttcttcCGGTGAAGCCATTAGTATTTCTCTTCAGGATGTTTTCCTGGGCTAAATCTGGTGCAGACAAATGAAACCCGTCTTTGTTTTTAGCTTTCTAGCAGACACCTGAAGGGTTCTGGTCTAAGCTCAATGGTGTTTGGAACAGTTTTATCCACAGTGATGAAAATTCCTGTTGCCTCTGAAGAAAATCCCAgtacatgatgctgccacccccatgtttcactgtactTCTTTTCTAGTGATGTTCAGGACTGTTacagtggtaaaaaaaaaaaaagattttggaaTTGTGGCCCAAAGGTAAAGTTTGATTTTTTGAGACCAAAACACATTGTCCGACAAACCTTTAGGAGGTTTTAGCCAGGCCTGAACATTTTCTATGAAAGAAAagctttgtttggtttttattttgtcttgcaGCTCCTCTGTTTAATAAAGACATATGGGGAATACAGGAGATGTTTATGACATGTAGAACCCAACCACTACTAACCAGAAATTCCTGCAGCTTCTTCACTGCTGCTGTTTCATTCTTGGTAGCATCCCAATCAGTTTCCTCCTTGTCTTTTGATCAACTGTGAAGAAACTCCTTGTTCTTGTACTGTCACTTTTTCCAATTACTAAGCACTAGAAGTAACTTTAGaaactgatctgtgtttggactgttttgatccagtggagagttattaaaaatattagcttcatctaaaccttcaacttgtatgttagacccaatcccaaccaaattatttaaggaagtgttccctctgataaccagccccattttagattaATAATCTTAGTAATAAATAA contains these protein-coding regions:
- the fut11 gene encoding alpha-(1,3)-fucosyltransferase 11, which codes for MAGRRRLLPCVGLGLLAVLCWVWVSFASLSGDQLHLQVLDVADLGAFQPQSALSDMEFASVASYRGPGNSDRRSNRELPILLWWSGGLFPHFPGDTERIDCATSSCLVTSNRKVQRYKRTASIIFYGTDFRAYEAPLPRLRHQTWALFHEESPMNNYILSHGPGIRLFNYTATFRRESDYPLTLQWLPSLEYLLEPVAVSLKEKNRLRREGLAPVLYMQSHCDVPSDRDRYVHELMKYIEVDSYGKCLNNRPLPEHLEDTATATGEEPGFMNFVARYKFHLALENGICPDYITEKLWRPLHQGCVPVYRGSPVVADWMPNDHSVVIIDGFPSPKALADFLKRLDENDDEYVRYLEFKNPKRITNTRLLEGLETREWGVNDMSKPNYLNGFECYVCDQENARLAAERAYRKDPKRNQSLQPKLASNSHMGCPLPSPGYGDVKDLPADDGWLQIWPQDYWQSLDQAEGLESLIRQNESDPSLLWKHIQSIAVSRARGKH